A window of Aliarcobacter trophiarum LMG 25534 contains these coding sequences:
- a CDS encoding MerR family transcriptional regulator, which produces MQRLVTTTEASEILGISLQGVHYRIRKNQLKSEKKDGKIFVYIDEESIKNSKKDDKKSIEENIFERVIVSKDEQIEILKKSIKWMKNQHFMEIKRLEKNQKRVMEVFNSEIKLLQSAFNEMKTIYKPQIEDKKNSFKDKNSEFITLQEFFIILKRASKSDLEIKNTILNAVKNGDERFIYNKNSKKLLILNDSFEDLI; this is translated from the coding sequence TTGCAAAGATTGGTAACCACTACAGAAGCTTCAGAAATCTTGGGAATCTCTTTGCAAGGTGTTCACTATCGTATTAGAAAAAATCAACTAAAATCTGAGAAAAAAGATGGAAAAATATTTGTTTATATTGATGAAGAGAGTATAAAAAATAGCAAAAAAGATGATAAAAAAAGTATTGAAGAAAATATTTTTGAAAGAGTAATAGTATCAAAAGATGAACAGATAGAAATTTTGAAAAAATCTATAAAATGGATGAAAAACCAGCATTTTATGGAGATAAAAAGGCTTGAAAAAAATCAAAAAAGAGTTATGGAAGTTTTTAATAGTGAAATAAAACTTTTGCAAAGTGCTTTTAATGAGATGAAAACAATATATAAACCACAAATTGAAGACAAAAAAAATAGTTTTAAAGATAAAAATAGTGAATTTATAACACTTCAAGAGTTTTTTATTATTTTAAAAAGAGCATCAAAAAGTGATTTAGAGATAAAAAATACTATTTTAAACGCTGTAAAAAATGGTGATGAAAGATTTATTTATAATAAAAATAGTAAAAAACTTTTAATTTTAAATGATAGTTTTGAAGATTTAATTTAG
- a CDS encoding ABC transporter substrate-binding protein yields MFKMIFLILSLYSYANANSYKDMFEKDIEIKKVDKIYASTPTILYSLYAIDKSKIAGLNFPFNKVEAIYIDETIKSLPIIGGWFGKGNTPNSEMILKINPDVILLSETSKNQSEKRIRDSLGNINIPFFYIKANSIEDIINSFSYLGKLTSNEKRAKELENYAKKVLDEAKELSKKVKEKPRVYYAQGNNGLETECDKSIRSELITLASGDNVHKCQNSNTYGKELINFEKVLSYNPEIILVYEKEFYKKVYSDPKWQFIDAVKNKKVYFLPKGPFSWFDRPPSFMKILGLKWLLNILHSNSYEIDINKDAKEFYSLFLGLELSNIELNHIMGKDIE; encoded by the coding sequence ATGTTTAAAATGATTTTTTTGATTTTATCTCTATATTCTTATGCAAATGCAAATAGTTACAAAGATATGTTTGAGAAAGATATAGAGATAAAAAAAGTAGATAAAATTTATGCTTCAACTCCTACAATTTTATACTCTTTATATGCTATAGATAAGAGCAAAATTGCTGGATTAAATTTCCCTTTTAATAAAGTAGAAGCCATTTATATAGATGAAACTATAAAAAGTCTTCCAATAATTGGTGGTTGGTTTGGTAAAGGAAATACACCAAATAGTGAAATGATTTTAAAGATAAATCCAGATGTAATCCTTTTAAGTGAAACTTCAAAAAATCAAAGTGAAAAGAGAATAAGAGACTCTTTAGGAAATATAAATATCCCATTTTTCTATATAAAAGCTAACTCTATAGAAGATATTATTAACTCTTTTTCATATTTAGGGAAATTAACTTCAAACGAAAAAAGAGCAAAAGAGTTAGAAAATTACGCAAAAAAAGTTTTAGATGAAGCTAAAGAGCTATCAAAAAAAGTCAAAGAAAAACCAAGAGTATATTATGCTCAAGGTAACAATGGACTTGAAACAGAGTGTGATAAATCAATAAGATCTGAACTAATAACTTTAGCTAGTGGGGACAATGTTCATAAATGCCAAAATTCAAATACTTATGGAAAAGAGCTTATAAACTTTGAGAAAGTTTTATCTTACAATCCTGAAATTATTTTGGTTTATGAAAAAGAGTTTTATAAAAAAGTTTATAGTGATCCAAAATGGCAATTTATAGATGCAGTAAAAAATAAAAAAGTATATTTTTTACCTAAAGGTCCTTTTAGTTGGTTTGATAGACCACCATCTTTTATGAAAATATTGGGGCTTAAGTGGTTACTAAATATTTTACATAGTAATAGTTATGAAATTGATATAAACAAAGATGCAAAAGAGTTTTACTCACTATTTTTAGGTTTAGAGCTAAGTAATATTGAATTAAATCATATTATGGGCAAAGATATTGAATAA
- the dnaA gene encoding chromosomal replication initiator protein DnaA, whose protein sequence is MTNKEFLSLIQKETNKNDFERYLKQLVLKKLSIEENIAIFEVANKYIASWIKSKYTNLIQNCFEKSINIKPDIEIRLFGEKKTKKEIQNSLIQNQSPESTILNPSYTFDSFVVGPSNQMAYNAALAVASKPGIQYNPLFIYGGTGLGKTHILQAIGNHALENDKTVIYVTIEQFMNDFIFSINKKNMEHFREKYRNCDLLLIDDVQFLSGKESTQEEFFHTFNELHNAKKQIVMTSDRLPSQIAGLVDRLKSRFEWGLTTDIQIPKLETKIAIIEKKSELNGINLSRDIVSFIATTLDSSIREIEGVLIRINASASLLNLEINLQMVQNLLKDQIKENKENIKLPDIISLVASELNIKPSDIKSKKRTSSVANARRIVIYLARELTHNSMPDIAKFLEMKDHSSISHNMKKTTELIEKDENFKLIIQNLKNKLINKE, encoded by the coding sequence ATGACAAATAAAGAGTTTTTATCACTTATTCAAAAAGAGACAAACAAAAATGACTTCGAAAGATATTTAAAACAACTTGTTTTAAAAAAATTATCTATTGAAGAAAATATTGCAATATTTGAAGTAGCAAATAAATATATAGCCTCTTGGATAAAAAGCAAATATACAAATCTTATACAAAACTGTTTTGAAAAAAGTATAAACATAAAACCAGATATTGAGATTAGACTATTTGGTGAAAAAAAGACAAAAAAAGAGATACAAAATAGTCTAATTCAAAATCAAAGTCCAGAAAGCACAATATTAAACCCATCTTATACATTTGATTCATTTGTAGTTGGTCCTTCAAATCAAATGGCATATAATGCAGCTTTAGCAGTTGCTTCAAAACCAGGTATTCAATACAATCCACTTTTTATTTATGGTGGAACAGGTTTAGGAAAAACTCATATTTTACAAGCTATTGGAAATCATGCTTTAGAAAATGATAAAACTGTAATTTATGTAACAATAGAACAATTTATGAATGATTTCATATTTTCAATAAATAAAAAAAATATGGAACATTTTAGAGAAAAATATAGAAATTGTGATTTACTTTTAATAGATGATGTACAATTTTTAAGTGGAAAAGAGAGTACTCAAGAGGAGTTTTTCCATACTTTTAATGAGTTACACAATGCAAAAAAACAAATTGTAATGACTTCAGATAGGCTTCCATCTCAAATAGCTGGACTTGTTGATAGGTTAAAATCAAGATTTGAATGGGGTTTAACAACAGATATTCAAATTCCAAAACTAGAGACAAAAATTGCAATTATTGAAAAAAAATCTGAATTGAATGGTATTAATCTAAGTCGTGATATTGTCTCATTTATTGCAACAACACTTGATAGTTCAATTAGAGAAATAGAAGGTGTTTTAATAAGAATAAATGCAAGTGCCTCTTTACTTAATCTTGAAATAAACCTTCAAATGGTTCAAAATCTTTTAAAAGACCAAATAAAAGAGAATAAAGAGAATATAAAACTTCCAGATATTATAAGTTTAGTTGCAAGTGAATTAAATATAAAACCAAGTGATATAAAATCTAAAAAAAGAACTTCAAGTGTAGCAAATGCTAGAAGAATTGTAATTTATCTTGCACGTGAATTAACTCATAACTCAATGCCAGATATTGCAAAATTTTTAGAGATGAAAGATCATAGTTCAATATCTCATAATATGAAAAAAACAACTGAGCTAATTGAAAAAGATGAAAATTTTAAATTGATAATTCAAAATTTAAAAAATAAATTAATAAATAAGGAGTAA
- a CDS encoding molybdopterin-dependent oxidoreductase, translated as MKKIVFVLILAINLFANENYKISTEVEVSGLVENTIKLDIKELEKMSYFKSGSTPVVCMSGETKDNVDSFEGVLLRDIIDKAILKVNSRKEYNNIYFKVIATDGYEAIFSYNEVFNTKLGDNIIVFYKKNGKYLENYQGKIALISIDDIKNGPRHIRWLEKIIVGKI; from the coding sequence ATGAAAAAAATAGTTTTTGTTTTAATTCTTGCAATTAACTTATTTGCAAATGAGAATTATAAAATATCAACAGAAGTTGAAGTTTCTGGATTGGTGGAAAACACTATAAAATTGGATATAAAAGAGCTTGAAAAAATGAGTTATTTTAAAAGTGGTTCAACTCCTGTTGTTTGTATGAGTGGAGAAACAAAAGATAATGTAGATAGCTTTGAAGGTGTTTTACTAAGAGATATTATTGATAAAGCTATCTTAAAAGTAAATAGCCGTAAAGAGTACAACAATATATATTTTAAAGTTATAGCAACAGATGGTTATGAAGCAATTTTTTCATATAATGAAGTTTTTAATACAAAATTGGGAGACAATATAATAGTTTTCTATAAGAAAAATGGAAAATATCTTGAAAATTATCAAGGGAAAATTGCATTAATAAGTATAGATGATATAAAAAATGGTCCTAGACATATAAGATGGCTTGAAAAAATTATTGTAGGCAAAATTTAA
- a CDS encoding FecCD family ABC transporter permease, with translation MNSSLFIGNYEISFDNYINFIKAIFGFSSNLSQEQYEMLKSIIFDIRLPRIIAAVIIGASLAISGASFQAMFVNPLVSPGILGVLSGASFGAALGMVLGWSWFFINISTFIFGFLAVIFALFISYIYSNEKNMIILVLGGIISSSLFSALLSILKYSADPYDTLPAITYWLMGSLSFSTSSIVWNLTIPILLGVFILIFLSKYLNALSLGDEEAKALGVDTKKIKIIVILVATFISALSVILAGIIGWIGLIIPHITKFLFGADNKIVLPISAIIGGIFLLIVDNSSRIIFSFEIPIGIVTSIIGIPIFILVLKSAKKGF, from the coding sequence ATGAATAGTTCACTATTTATTGGAAACTATGAGATTTCATTCGATAACTATATAAATTTTATAAAAGCAATATTTGGTTTCTCTTCAAATCTATCACAAGAACAATACGAAATGCTTAAAAGTATAATATTTGATATACGATTACCACGAATTATAGCTGCTGTAATAATTGGTGCTTCTTTAGCAATTTCAGGAGCTTCATTTCAAGCTATGTTTGTAAATCCACTTGTTTCTCCTGGAATTTTAGGAGTTTTAAGTGGTGCTTCATTTGGAGCAGCTTTAGGAATGGTTTTAGGTTGGAGTTGGTTTTTTATAAATATTAGCACATTTATTTTTGGTTTTTTAGCAGTTATTTTTGCACTTTTTATCTCTTATATCTATTCAAATGAAAAAAATATGATTATTTTAGTTCTTGGAGGAATTATAAGTAGTTCTTTATTTTCTGCACTTTTGTCGATATTAAAATATAGTGCTGATCCTTATGATACTCTTCCAGCAATTACCTATTGGCTTATGGGAAGCTTATCTTTTAGCACTTCATCTATAGTTTGGAATTTAACTATTCCTATACTTTTAGGAGTATTTATTTTAATTTTTCTATCAAAATATCTAAATGCTTTAAGCTTAGGAGATGAAGAAGCAAAAGCTTTGGGAGTTGATACAAAAAAGATTAAAATTATTGTTATTTTAGTGGCTACTTTTATCAGTGCTTTAAGTGTTATTTTAGCAGGTATTATTGGATGGATTGGACTTATAATTCCACATATTACAAAATTCTTATTTGGAGCTGATAATAAAATAGTTCTTCCAATAAGTGCCATTATAGGAGGAATATTTTTACTTATTGTTGATAATAGCTCAAGAATAATTTTTAGCTTTGAAATTCCAATAGGTATTGTTACATCAATTATTGGAATACCTATATTTATTTTGGTTTTAAAAAGTGCAAAAAAGGGGTTTTAA
- a CDS encoding ABC transporter ATP-binding protein, with protein sequence MLLIDAKDISFSYQKKEVLKNINFELHQGDILSLIGKNGCGKTTLLKVLLGIYKSKADIKILSKNINEYKNKELAKLISYIPQTHQIPFDYTVFDVVLMGRLAYLNLFSNYSQNDKQLAIKNLEKVGILHLKDKIYSQISGGERQLAFIARALTQNAKIIFMDEPVTGLDYGNQLKLLKFLKELANEGFTFVKTTHYPDHALYASNKVMMLKDGKVLDYGLVGNKLTVKNINKLYDVNVEIISKENYKFCIPKI encoded by the coding sequence ATGCTTTTAATTGATGCAAAAGATATCTCTTTTTCTTACCAAAAAAAAGAGGTTCTAAAAAATATAAATTTTGAACTTCATCAAGGAGATATATTATCTTTGATTGGAAAAAATGGTTGTGGAAAAACCACTTTATTAAAAGTGCTTTTGGGAATATATAAAAGTAAAGCAGATATAAAAATATTATCAAAAAATATAAATGAGTATAAAAACAAAGAGTTGGCAAAACTTATCTCTTATATCCCACAAACTCACCAAATACCTTTTGATTATACTGTTTTTGATGTAGTTTTAATGGGAAGGCTAGCTTATCTTAATCTATTTTCAAACTACTCACAAAATGATAAGCAATTAGCTATAAAGAATTTAGAAAAAGTTGGTATTTTACATTTAAAAGATAAGATTTATTCACAAATTAGTGGAGGAGAAAGGCAATTAGCTTTTATTGCAAGGGCTTTAACACAAAATGCAAAAATTATATTTATGGATGAACCAGTTACTGGACTTGATTATGGAAATCAACTAAAACTTTTAAAGTTTTTAAAAGAGTTAGCAAATGAAGGCTTTACTTTTGTAAAAACTACTCACTATCCAGACCATGCTTTATATGCCTCAAATAAAGTTATGATGTTAAAAGATGGGAAGGTTTTGGATTATGGGTTAGTTGGAAATAAATTAACAGTTAAAAATATAAACAAACTTTATGATGTAAATGTTGAAATCATTTCAAAAGAAAATTACAAATTTTGTATACCAAAAATTTAA
- a CDS encoding YqaA family protein, producing the protein MTYLILFISAFASATLLPLGSEALLIYNINQGFNIYYLLFIATLGNSLGSVLNYYLGLKGEEYLVNKKLVNEKYINLGKKYFDKYGVFSLLFAWLPIIGDPITFVAGILRYNFKLFLVLVVISKLGRYLFIALII; encoded by the coding sequence ATGACATATTTAATACTTTTTATTTCAGCTTTTGCAAGTGCAACTTTACTTCCGCTTGGAAGTGAAGCTCTACTAATTTATAATATAAATCAAGGGTTTAATATATATTATCTTTTATTTATTGCAACTTTAGGAAATAGTTTAGGTTCAGTTCTAAACTATTATTTGGGTTTAAAAGGTGAAGAGTATTTAGTAAATAAAAAACTTGTAAATGAGAAATATATAAATCTTGGTAAAAAATATTTTGATAAATATGGTGTATTTTCTCTTCTTTTTGCATGGTTACCAATAATTGGTGACCCAATTACTTTTGTAGCTGGAATTTTAAGATACAATTTTAAACTATTTTTAGTTCTAGTAGTAATATCAAAGCTAGGAAGATATCTCTTTATAGCTTTGATAATTTAG
- the queF gene encoding preQ(1) synthase, producing MKYGEKEILEFDINNPENFWPNEHNKNYIIDIELPEFVAKCPRSGYPDFATIKIQYTPNKSVIELKALKIYINSFMNRYISHENSANEIFDTLFSKLEPKWLKVIADFKPRGNVHTIIEIDSSKI from the coding sequence ATAAAATATGGTGAAAAAGAGATTTTAGAGTTTGATATAAATAATCCTGAAAATTTCTGGCCAAATGAACATAATAAAAATTATATAATTGATATTGAATTACCAGAATTTGTGGCAAAATGTCCAAGAAGTGGTTATCCTGATTTTGCAACAATTAAAATTCAGTATACACCAAATAAAAGTGTAATTGAATTAAAAGCTTTAAAAATCTATATTAACTCATTTATGAATAGATATATTTCTCATGAAAACTCTGCAAATGAGATATTTGATACACTTTTCTCTAAGTTAGAACCAAAATGGCTTAAAGTAATTGCAGATTTTAAACCAAGGGGAAATGTTCATACTATTATAGAAATAGATAGTTCAAAAATCTAA
- a CDS encoding class I SAM-dependent methyltransferase: MALVNTNLDKLNFSKLYKIQMKNSTFKSKSSSDWDKKAKYFKESVVNSPYTKEFISKVDIKDCKTLLDIGSGPATISLALTNKLEKVYALDYSKEMLSYANENAKEQNIKNLVTIHKSWYDSWEDVPNADIVVASRSMEVKDIKKALQKLNDKANKRVYITTKVGGSFIDKEILEQIKRDIIPRPDYIYLVNCLHSMGIFAKVDFIQTKSSKFDTQNEDDFIQSLKWSLGDMSKKEEKILREYFNKTYKNKRTKEFITWAFISWEK; the protein is encoded by the coding sequence ATGGCACTAGTAAATACAAATTTAGACAAATTGAATTTTTCAAAACTATATAAAATACAGATGAAAAACTCTACTTTTAAAAGTAAAAGTAGCTCTGATTGGGATAAAAAAGCAAAATATTTTAAGGAAAGTGTTGTAAATAGCCCATATACAAAAGAGTTTATAAGCAAAGTTGATATAAAAGATTGTAAAACTTTACTTGATATTGGAAGTGGTCCTGCAACCATCTCTTTAGCACTTACAAATAAACTTGAAAAGGTTTATGCACTTGATTACTCAAAAGAGATGTTAAGCTATGCAAATGAAAATGCAAAAGAGCAAAATATAAAGAACCTAGTAACTATTCATAAATCTTGGTATGACTCTTGGGAAGATGTACCAAATGCTGATATTGTCGTTGCAAGTCGCTCTATGGAAGTAAAAGATATAAAAAAAGCTTTACAAAAACTAAATGATAAAGCAAATAAAAGAGTTTATATAACTACAAAAGTTGGTGGAAGTTTTATAGATAAAGAGATACTAGAGCAAATTAAAAGAGATATTATTCCACGACCTGATTATATCTATTTAGTAAATTGTTTACATAGTATGGGAATATTTGCCAAAGTTGATTTTATACAAACAAAATCTTCAAAGTTTGATACACAAAATGAAGATGATTTTATACAAAGTTTAAAATGGAGTTTGGGTGATATGTCAAAAAAAGAGGAAAAAATATTAAGAGAGTACTTTAATAAAACATATAAAAATAAGAGAACAAAAGAGTTTATAACTTGGGCTTTTATTTCGTGGGAGAAATAG
- the dnaN gene encoding DNA polymerase III subunit beta encodes MKLVINKSTFENVVSQMQPFLEKKDSSAITSHLYLEILNGKLTIKATDYEIGLEVKIDNINNFEDGKTTVNGNNLLGFIKRLKNEDITLETSSSNLIIKQGKSIFKLPNYDPNEYPTLNKYENLKDLSISTLNFINSIKKISPAIDNNNPKFELNGALLDIKSQKINFCATDTRRLAMNSLENMSNEEVQLIIPKKAIFEIQKLFLDNAKISYDNTNLVISNENTTFFTKLINGKYPDYERIIPSNIKNNLYIPKNIFIESIKLITSLNSNIKITFKKEAIVFESLDTDSVATTQVDMELNIPNEFYIAVNAKYILDFLSMTTNDKIKIGFNESNLPFYLEDNKFITIVMPIVLEK; translated from the coding sequence ATGAAACTAGTAATAAACAAATCTACTTTTGAAAATGTTGTAAGTCAAATGCAACCATTTTTAGAAAAAAAAGATTCAAGTGCAATTACATCTCATTTGTATTTAGAAATTTTAAATGGAAAATTGACTATAAAAGCTACTGACTATGAAATTGGTCTTGAAGTAAAAATTGACAATATAAATAATTTTGAAGATGGAAAAACAACAGTAAATGGAAATAATTTATTAGGATTTATTAAAAGATTAAAAAATGAAGATATTACATTAGAGACTAGTTCTAGTAATCTTATAATAAAACAAGGTAAATCAATATTCAAACTACCAAATTATGATCCAAATGAATATCCAACATTAAATAAATATGAAAATCTAAAGGATTTATCTATATCAACATTAAATTTTATAAACTCTATTAAAAAAATATCTCCAGCAATAGACAATAACAATCCAAAATTTGAATTAAATGGTGCTTTATTAGATATAAAAAGCCAAAAAATAAATTTTTGTGCAACAGATACTAGAAGATTAGCTATGAATAGTTTAGAAAATATGTCAAATGAAGAAGTTCAATTAATTATTCCAAAAAAAGCTATTTTTGAAATTCAAAAACTATTTTTAGATAATGCAAAAATCTCTTATGATAATACAAATTTAGTAATCTCAAATGAAAATACAACTTTCTTTACAAAGCTTATAAATGGAAAATATCCAGATTATGAAAGAATTATTCCATCTAATATAAAAAATAATCTATATATTCCAAAAAATATATTTATAGAATCTATAAAACTAATTACATCTTTAAATTCAAATATAAAAATTACATTTAAAAAAGAAGCTATTGTTTTTGAATCATTAGATACAGATAGTGTAGCAACTACACAAGTTGATATGGAATTAAATATTCCAAATGAATTTTATATAGCTGTAAATGCAAAATATATATTAGATTTTTTAAGTATGACAACAAATGATAAAATAAAAATCGGTTTCAATGAGTCAAATCTTCCATTCTATTTAGAAGATAATAAATTTATAACTATTGTAATGCCAATAGTTTTAGAAAAATAA
- the gyrB gene encoding DNA topoisomerase (ATP-hydrolyzing) subunit B — translation MSDYGASNIKVLKGLEAVRKRPGMYIGDTNINGLHHLIYEVVDNSIDEAMAGFCKNIKVTLTKDGWAKIEDDGRGIPVGIHPTEGVSAATIALTVLHAGGKFDKDTYKVSGGLHGVGVSVVNALSKHLKMTIYREGKIHFQEFKEGIPVAPLEVIGDSPRKTGTVIEFLVDDSIFEVTQYEFNILKKRFKEVAYLNPIISITLEDEAHKLKEVYHFEGGIKQFVADMNKETALCDVMHFSDKVDGVEVDIALMYNDTYIEKTLSFVNNIRTIDGGTHEAGFKAGLTRSISKYLSENAAAREKDVKITGDDVREGLIAVVSVKVPEPQFEGQTKGKLGSSYVRPIAQKLTGDNLDKYFEENPTQARMVMEKSLMAARGREAAKKARELTRKKDSMSIGTLPGKLADCQSKDPTIKELYLVEGDSAGGSAKQGRDRVYQAILPLKGKILNVEKSRLDKILKSDEIRNIITALGCGIGEDFDEEKVRYHKIIVMTDADVDGSHIQTLLLTFFFRFLKPIVEKGYLYIAQPPLYRYKKGKNEIYLKDNNALSSYLIENGLENFEFEGMGYNDLLDLFKQVARYRSMLEQLAKRYSLLEVLKYLIENSDLVNLEYSALYEKVKDFILEKGHNILSKTITEEKIQLFVQTKEGLEELIIDDELFASPYFSQATFIYNKLKERDLTLFDGKDLIELLEEIENLAKKGAYIQRYKGLGEMNPEQLWETTMTPENRRLLRVKIEDAEAASDTFTLFMGDEVEPRRNYIESHAKDVEHLDV, via the coding sequence ATGTCAGATTATGGTGCTAGTAATATTAAAGTTTTAAAAGGTCTTGAAGCAGTTAGAAAAAGACCAGGAATGTATATTGGTGATACAAATATAAATGGACTTCACCACTTAATCTATGAAGTTGTAGATAACTCAATAGATGAAGCAATGGCAGGATTTTGTAAAAATATAAAAGTAACTCTTACAAAAGATGGTTGGGCAAAAATTGAAGATGATGGAAGAGGAATTCCTGTTGGAATTCATCCAACTGAAGGAGTTAGTGCAGCAACTATTGCTCTTACAGTTTTACATGCTGGTGGAAAATTTGATAAAGATACATATAAAGTTTCAGGTGGACTTCATGGAGTTGGGGTTTCAGTTGTAAATGCACTATCAAAACATCTTAAAATGACTATTTATAGAGAAGGAAAAATACATTTTCAAGAGTTTAAAGAGGGAATTCCTGTAGCTCCACTTGAAGTTATAGGAGATAGTCCTAGAAAAACTGGAACTGTAATAGAATTTTTAGTAGATGATTCAATTTTTGAAGTTACTCAATATGAATTTAATATTCTTAAAAAAAGATTTAAAGAGGTTGCTTATTTAAATCCAATAATCTCTATTACACTTGAAGATGAAGCACATAAACTAAAAGAGGTTTACCATTTTGAAGGTGGAATTAAACAGTTTGTTGCAGATATGAATAAAGAGACAGCACTTTGTGATGTTATGCATTTTAGTGATAAAGTTGATGGTGTAGAAGTAGATATTGCTTTAATGTATAACGATACATATATTGAAAAAACTCTAAGTTTTGTAAATAATATACGAACAATAGATGGTGGAACACATGAAGCGGGGTTTAAAGCAGGACTTACAAGATCTATTTCAAAATATTTAAGTGAAAATGCAGCAGCACGGGAAAAAGATGTAAAAATAACAGGAGATGATGTAAGAGAAGGGCTTATTGCAGTTGTTTCTGTAAAAGTTCCTGAACCACAATTTGAAGGTCAAACAAAAGGAAAATTAGGAAGCTCTTATGTAAGACCAATTGCACAAAAATTAACTGGTGATAATCTAGATAAATATTTTGAAGAGAATCCTACACAAGCAAGAATGGTTATGGAAAAATCTCTTATGGCAGCAAGAGGAAGAGAAGCTGCTAAAAAAGCAAGAGAATTAACTAGAAAAAAAGATTCTATGAGTATAGGAACACTTCCAGGTAAATTAGCAGATTGTCAAAGTAAAGATCCAACAATAAAAGAGTTATATCTAGTGGAGGGTGATTCTGCAGGAGGTTCAGCAAAACAAGGAAGAGATAGAGTTTATCAAGCAATTTTACCTCTAAAAGGAAAGATTTTAAATGTTGAAAAATCAAGACTTGATAAAATTTTAAAATCTGATGAGATTAGAAATATTATTACTGCACTTGGATGTGGAATTGGTGAAGATTTTGATGAAGAGAAAGTAAGATACCATAAAATAATTGTTATGACCGATGCCGATGTAGATGGTAGCCATATTCAAACTCTGCTTCTTACATTTTTCTTTAGATTTTTAAAACCAATAGTTGAAAAAGGTTATTTATATATAGCTCAACCACCACTTTATAGATATAAAAAAGGTAAAAATGAGATATATTTAAAAGATAATAATGCTTTAAGTTCATATTTAATTGAAAATGGTTTAGAAAATTTTGAGTTTGAAGGTATGGGATATAATGATTTACTTGATTTATTTAAACAAGTAGCTCGTTATAGATCGATGTTAGAGCAATTAGCAAAAAGATACTCTTTACTTGAAGTATTAAAATATTTAATAGAAAATAGTGATTTAGTAAATCTTGAATATAGCGCTTTATATGAAAAAGTTAAAGATTTTATTTTAGAAAAAGGTCATAATATCTTATCAAAAACTATAACAGAGGAAAAAATTCAACTATTTGTACAAACAAAAGAGGGATTAGAAGAGTTGATTATTGATGATGAACTTTTTGCTTCTCCATACTTTAGTCAAGCTACATTTATTTATAATAAACTAAAAGAGAGAGATTTAACTCTTTTTGATGGAAAAGATTTAATTGAGCTTCTTGAAGAGATAGAAAATCTTGCAAAAAAAGGTGCATATATTCAAAGATATAAAGGTTTAGGAGAGATGAATCCTGAACAACTTTGGGAAACAACAATGACTCCAGAAAATAGAAGACTTTTAAGAGTAAAAATAGAAGATGCTGAGGCTGCTAGTGATACATTTACTCTATTTATGGGTGATGAAGTAGAACCAAGAAGAAACTATATAGAATCACATGCTAAAGATGTAGAACATCTTGATGTATAA